Proteins from a genomic interval of Benincasa hispida cultivar B227 chromosome 7, ASM972705v1, whole genome shotgun sequence:
- the LOC120081893 gene encoding protein YLS7-like, with product MTWAMRKGSQMAVYPRAISWIAISVGGLAMFLIFGSWFLVSYPIGSIMRGYFYGVNSSKDLDFVISLGNQSATVPAHDINLDLVTKKSSSDEGIVDRKFESESNLPPQSSSKRPAGDESSDVIDKGLLPKSKSPGATNSSSQSVVPETKEKSDEGTMPSELSSQDESETSIVTSKVENGENGGSVSKGSVSNSSDTDTGSKNVGVKSDDLPDSDPLPTDGSTASDLGCDLYHGSWVYDSAGPLYKNNSCPVLSQMQNCQGNGRPDREYENWRWKPSECNLPRFDAKKFLKLMSGKTLAFIGDSVARNQMESLLCGLWQVEVPKNRGNKRMQRYYFRSTSVMIVRIWSSWLVKQTNEPLDFASDDVVKLHLDAPDDNFMEFIPTFDVIVISSGHWFAKQSVYVLNNEIVGGQLWWPDKSRPMKVNNIEAFRISVETILTSLATSPNYTGLTIVRSYSPDHYEGGAWNTGGSCTGKERPLAIGERVENKFTNIMHDNQVAGFNAAIKKLTNKSRLKLMDITEAFEYRHDGHPGPYRNTDPNKLTKRGPNGKPPPQDCLHWCMPGPVDTWNELVLELIRRDFEGNTHFSS from the exons ATGACTTGGGCCATGCGGAAGGGTTCACAAATGGCTGTATATCCGCGAGCGATTTCTTGGATTGCCATTTCAGTTGGAGGATTGGCTATGTTCCTAATCTTTGGATCGTGGTTCTTAGTCTCCTACCCTATAGGTTCTATCATGCGCGGGTACTTCTACGGTGTTAATAGTTCAAAGGATTTGGATTTTGTAATTTCTCTAGGAAATCAAAGTGCTACTGTTCCTGCCCATGATATCAATTTAGATCTAGTTACTAAAAAATCCTCTTCAGATGAGGGTATAGTTGACAGGAAATTTGAATCTGAGTCAAATTTACCTCCTCAAAGTAGTTCGAAAAGGCCTGCAGGTGATGAGAGTTCAGACGTAATTGATAAGGGCTTGTTGCCCAAGTCCAAGTCACCAGGTGCCACGAATTCAAGTAGTCAGTCTGTTGTTCCAGAAACCAAGGAGAAGAGCGATGAAGGGACAATGCCTTCAGAATTGTCTTCACAAGATGAGTCAGAGACTTCTATCGTTAcatctaaagttgaaaatgGTGAAAATGGTGGATCTGTTTCCAAAGGTTCTGTTAGCAATTCCAGTGATACAGATACGGGTTCTAAAAATGTTGGTGTCAAATCAGATGACTTACCAGATTCAGATCCTCTGCCAACTGATGGGAGCACAGCATCAGATTTAG GCTGTGATTTGTACCATGGAAGTTGGGTTTATGATTCTGCAGGACCATTGTATAAAAATAATTCATGCCCTGTCCTGTCACAGATGCAGAACTGCCAGGGCAACGGGAGACCAGACAGGGAGTATGAGAATTGGCGATGGAAGCCCTCTGAATGTAACCTCCCAAGATTTGATGCTAAGAAATTTCTGAAGTTGATGAGTGGGAAGACACTTGCTTTTATTGGTGACTCAGTTGCTCGAAACCAAATGGAGTCATTATTGTGCGGTTTGTGGCAG GTCGAAGTTCCTAAAAACAGGGGAAATAAGAGAATGCAAAGATATTATTTCAGGTCAACCTCAGTGATGATTGTTCGAATATGGTCATCATGGCTTGTAAAGCAAACAAATGAACCTTTAGATTTTGCTTCAGATGATGTTGTCAAACTTCACCTTGATGCTCCTGATGATAATTTCATGGAATTTATTCCAACTTTTGATGTCATTGTCATTTCATCTGGTCACTGGTTTGCCAAGCAGTCTGTTTACGTTCTAAATAATGAGATTGTAGGAGGACAGCTGTGGTGGCCCGATAAATCTCGTCCTATGAAGGTTAACAACATTGAGGCATTTCGAATTTCGGTAGAAACAATTCTTACTTCTCTTGCCACCAGCCCGAATTACACGGGACTCACGATTGTGCGTTCTTATTCTCCTGATCACTATGAGGGTGGGGCCTGGAATACTGGTGGATCCTGTACTGGAAAGGAAAGGCCTCTCGCCATAGGCGAAAGAGTGGAAAATAAATTCACTAACATCATGCATGATAATCAGGTAGCTGGTTTCAATGCAGCAATTAAGAAGTTGACAAATAAATCAAGGCTAAAACTGATGGACATTACAGAAGCTTTTGAGTATCGCCACGATGGGCATCCGGGGCCTTACAGAAATACTGACCCAAATAAACTCACCAAACGTGGGCCAAACGGAAAGCCACCACCACAGGATTGCTTACACTGGTGCATGCCAGGTCCTGTAGATACCTGGAATGAGCTTGTTCTTGAACTTATAAGGAGAGATTTTGAGGGTAACACGCATTTTTCTTCATGA